A window of Anomalospiza imberbis isolate Cuckoo-Finch-1a 21T00152 chromosome 4, ASM3175350v1, whole genome shotgun sequence contains these coding sequences:
- the N4BP2 gene encoding NEDD4-binding protein 2, producing MPRKRKTGGSPSQRNGSSDRTAVAVSQGDPSHLAAQAMHYVSKEELFNSMSEMFSDLDPSVVYMVLSECDFKVENAMDHLLELSTHAKGAASSKTLGFDLAASSLPLVNQQRSIANERMGEGTAVHSYSGAAIEKVLSPGVQLTGELDSLLENAFQSYSLSEELPNSANDQIVHEHPVEQDGFTKFPEWEKPDSVCNILLFPQQAETNTEVLENFCCSQPPVSQLSIQTSSPSASDSFAEILEDSDLLEIHVQHDVASEVYKLSNGEISCENSDQTQDTVLDQSSLTAASCGSFQRPMELGVAVTGDPNSRCLEHHEDEVTAFSNYQSASLPEAYISPETSSFKPQKPVDPQQTQQSYNLSFPTPSGQSQQHWNLMAPVFYPSSGSHSFVIPVAVSPGQWRPVSDCRTSEKGLFLSSPVVSNAWDGSSSLKVWGNQDRNSKLSLPQAQQPRVCHMMRKKMQLIGQVLVLLRGVPGSGKSYLARNLLEDNPGGIILSTDDYFYKHGQYHYDPDCLGEAHDWNRKRAKEAFEMGISPIIIDNTNIQAWEMKPYVTLAQQFKYKVMFREPDTWWKFKPKELERRNIHGVSKEKIKRMLERYERCLTVRSILDSSVPDKSEAAGWSEDPCQEESQRKREAHSDVKEEEYFASEVEPVELAEVDKTTAGISLTLESSCDPDHFQKEEKEMENISVEHNSKNSTVQDDLEINLSDYIKRELPLEKKEEKGLKTEENTEAEMDEVDVIPTEEIVNLHTGGAEERDNDSLKVQTAVEQLGKICMEPKSTQTSNTLEPSSLAFDASGKPELQNFLGDWPMEQTMRQRVKRSRRLEKSPLKSDKEGETPSQQHSEIGKEQVDLPETCTIEKGHEDENLPCSCYSVSSDKVTPELQMLGYWPVSASLEQRQQRSRRMRKTNLNQCDEDRNTEDDTNMNALETVHVIHGSSVNTEEHPDIRNLPVHLEEIVASETVSEEKSQQSKRTRKHHKLALTFTNSSLPHPREEDHLSKLNLAEEKQKTNLHRQKSSHSQTESQDFALLWRLEKKMLFPETTKILHGRLDGFKPKDIDNVSASQEKIPYRVTYDKSTFVEESELINIDESEKLDTLCKLFESVSFEALKDLYERCNKDIDWATGLLLDSDEKLRKAVDTESFQVSEAEPVVADLDFKASINYDENLKDCKQTPQVLGAGDTFETLESKDSSLSIAESRAAKTAVTSADVSHSITATSLDKSVELKNSVDSAPSTNTSNSAAGVIELSVSGKQEGGSESPLEETVNKPSLLPLDAGLPHDPSTTSTSLRSELNNESDSNPSESNAKNSRGTGLLLEMDCAPLVGPRSNKELEMDKETQENSKEICGKEEIDTPSWAATKAKRQGPIPASHAAFSIDCLELTLPPELALQLKEIFGPVGIDAGSLTVEDCVVHIDLNLAKVIHEKWKESILKRQRRDESCKLTAEVFQQIDTDDSEVLLSQNADSKIQKKKSSSAADTSYDIQTKTPATSDVFPFMDHWNAQIQKVSLRQIISEEIAMQEREDLNRVPSTARKDCAAKLKEKQLFEMFPTINQNFLMDVFRDNNYSLEQTEQFLNCVLDADPVQTVIAQESVQQNETVSSYSAAKNREKKAKKSKEEDDPLCEMFQDFEYPQYDDLRAEAFCHQQKRQECLKKAGEAYRMGMKPVAAFYAHQGRLHEQKMKEANHAAAVQIFERVNTSLLPMNVLDLHGLHVDEAVNQLSRVLQEKSEEYQQTGGKPYLIVITGRGSHSQGGVARIRPAAIRYLTSHNFRFTEIKPGCLKVMLN from the exons TAGAAAATGCTATGGATCATCTTCTAGAGCTGTCCACCCATGCCAAAGGAGCAGCATCTTCAAAAACCTTGGGTTTTGATTTAGCAGCATCATCATTGCCTCTTGTTAATCAGCAAAGATCTATTGCAAATGAAAGAATGGGGGAAGGTACTGCAGTGCATAGTTATTCTGGAGCAGCAATAGAAAAGGTCCTGTCACCTGGTGTGCAGCTGACTGGAGAACTGGATTCCCTACTAGAAAATGCCTTTCAGAGCTACAGCTTGAGTGAGGAATTGCCTAATTCTGCAAATGACCAAATAGTACATGAGCACCCTGTGGAACAGGATGGTTTTACCAAATTTCCTGAGTGGGAAAAACCTGATTCGGTTTGCAACATCCTCCTTTTTCCACAGCAAGCAGAGACAAATACTGAAGTTTTAGAAAACTTCTGCTGTTCCCAGCCACCAGTGAGTCAGCTGAGCATCCAGACAAGCTCACCATCTGCATCAGACAGTTTTGCTGAGATACTGGAAGATTCTGATTTGTTGGAAATACATGTTCAACATGATGTGGCTTCAGAAGTATATAAACTATCAAATGGAGAAATATCGTGTGAAAATTCTGATCAGACACAAGATACTGTTTTGGATCAAAGTAGTTTGACTGCTGCTTCTTGTGGGTCCTTCCAAAGACCTATGGAACTTGGAGTAGCTGTTACTGGAGATCCTAATTCAAGGTGCCTGGAACACCATGAAGATGAAGTGACTGCCTTTAGCAACTACCAGAGTGCTTCTCTTCCAGAAGCATATATTTCTCCTGAAACATCCAGTTTCAAACCACAAAAACCTGTAGATCCTCAGCAAACTCAGCAGAGTTATAACTTAAGTTTTCCTACACCGTCAGGTCAATCTCAACAGCACTGGAATCTCATGGCTCCTGTGTTTTATCCATCCAGTGGAAGTCACAGCTTTGTAATTCCTGTGGCTGTCAGTCCAGGGCAGTGGAGACCTGTTTCTGACTGTAGAACTTCGGAAAAAggactttttctttcctccccagTGGTTTCAAATGCCTGGGATGGCAGCTCTTCTCTGAAGGTATGGGGAAATCAAGATAGAAATTCAAAATTGAGCCTCCCGCAAGCACAGCAGCCACGTGTTTGTCACATGATGAGAAAAAAGATGCAACTAATAGGTCAAGTACTTGTTCTTCTCAGAGGTGTTCCAGGATCAGGAAAATCATATTTGGCAAG GAATTTGCTTGAGGATAATCCAGGTGGAATCATTCTTAGTACTGATGATTACTTTTACAAACATGGACAATACCATTATGATCCTGATTGCTTAGGGGAAGCACATGACTGGAACAGGAAACGAG CCAAAGAAGCGTTTGAAATGGGAATCTCTCCTATAATAATTGACAACACTAACATACAAGCATGGGAGATGAAGCCTTATGTTACTTTG GCTCAGCAGTTCAAATACAAAGTAATGTTCCGAGAACCAGACACTTGGTGGAAGTTTAAGCCAAAAGAACTTGAAAG GAGAAACATACATGGTGTATctaaagaaaaaatcaaaagaatGTTGGAACGGTATGAACGCTGCCTTACTGTTAGATCAATATTGGATTCTTCAGTTCCAGACAAATCAGAAGCTGCTGGTTGGAGTGAAGATCCTTGTCAGGAGGAAAGCCAGAG AAAGAGAGAGGCACATTCTGATGTAAAGGAAGAAGAATATTTTGCTTCTGAGGTGGAGCCTGTTGAATTAGCTGAAGTTGATAAAACTACTGCCGGTATTTCTCTAACATTAGAAAGTAGTTGTGACCCTGATCATtttcagaaagaggaaaaagaaatggaaaatatctcAGTGGAACACAATTCCAAGAACAGCACTGTTCAAGATGACTTGGAAATTAATTTATCAGATTACATCAAAAGAGAGCTGCCCttagagaagaaagaagagaagggattaaaaacagaagaaaatactgaaGCAGAAATGGATGAGGTTGATGTGATTCCAACTGAAGAGATTGTGAACTTACACACAGGTGGAGCTGAGGAACGTGATAACGACAGTCTCAAAGTTCAAACTGCAGTTGAACAATTGGGCAAAATATGTATGGAACCAAAATCAACACAAACGAGTAACACGCTGGAACCAAGCAGTTTGGCTTTTGACGCATCAGGAAAACCAGAACTACAGAACTTTCTGGGTGACTGGCCTATGGAACAAACAATGCGACAGAGAGTCAAAAGATCTAGAAGACTAGAAAAATCTCCTCTGAAGAGTGATAAGGAAGGTGAAACTCCCAGTCAGCAGCATTCTGAGATAGGCAAAGAGCAAGTGGACCTGCCTGAGACATGTACTATTGAGAAAGGACATGAGGACGAAAATCTACCCTGTAGCTGTTACTCTGTTAGTTCAGATAAAGTTACACCAGAATTGCAAATGTTAGGATATTGGCCTGTCTCAGCCTCATTAGAACAGAGACAGCAAAGGTCAAGGAGAATGAGAAAGACAAATTTAAATCAGTGTGATGAAGACAGAAATACTGAAGATGATACTAATATGAATGCTCTTGAAACTGTACATGTGATTCATGGGTCATCTGTGAACACTGAAGAGCATCCAGATATAAGGAATTTGCCTGTGCACCTCGAGGAAATAGTAGCTAGTGAAACAGTAAGTgaggaaaaatcccagcaaagtaagagaacaagaaaacaTCACAAATTAGCTCTCACTTTTACAAACAGCAGCTTGCCACATCCCAGAGAAGAGGACCACTTGTCTAAACTTAACCTGgcagaagagaaacagaaaacaaacttaCATAGGCAAAAAAGTAGCCATTCACAGACTGAATCACAGGACTTTGCTCTCCTGTGGagattagaaaagaaaatgcttttccctgAGACAACAAAAATACTGCATGGCAGGTTAGATGGCTTCAAACCCAAAGACATAGATAATGTCTCAGCTTCTCAGGAAAAAATACCCTATCGAGTTACATATGATAAAAGTACTTTTGTGGAGGAAAGTGAGCTTATCAATATTGATGAGTCTGAAAAACTAGATACACTCTGTAAGCTCTTTGAGTCTGTTTCATTTGAAGCTCTGAAAGATCTGTATGAAAGATGTAACAAAGACATAGACTGGGCCACAGGTCTGCTGTTAGACTCTGATGAAAAGTTACGTAAAGCTGTTGATACTGAAAGCTTTCAGGtaagtgaagctgagccagtgGTTGCAGACCTTGATTTCAAGGCAAGTATAAACTATGATGAGAATCTCAAAGACTGCAAACAAACCCCACAAGTACTTGGGGCTGGTGATACCTTTGAGACTTTAGAAAGCAAGGACTCATCACTCAGCATTGCAGAAAGTAGGGCTGCCAAGACAGCTGTGACAAGTGCTGATGTTTCTCACTCAATCACTGCTACCTCATTGGATAAATCAGTGGAACTGAAAAATTCTGTGGATTCAGCCCCTAGCACTAACACAAGCAACTCAGCAGCAGGTGTCATTGAGCTGTCCGTTTCAGgaaagcaggagggagggagtgaGAGTCCTCTTGAAGAAACTGTAAATAAGCCATCACTTTTACCACTTGATGCAGGTTTGCCTCATGATCCTAGCACAACTTCTACCAGTTTGAGATCTGAATTAAACAATGAAAGTGACAGTAACCCTTCAGAAAGCAATGCCAAAAATTCCAGAGGGACTGGTTTGTTATTGGAAATGGATTGTGCACCTCTGGTTGGTCCTAGGAGCAATAAAGAACTGGAGATGGATAAAGAAACCCAGGAGAATTCCAAGGAGATATGTGGTAAAGAAGAAATTGACACTCCAAGCTGGGCTGCAACTAAAGCCAAGAGACAAGGCCCTATACCAGCATCACATGCAGCCTTCAGTATAGATTGCCTAGAACTAACATTGCCTCCTGAACTGGCACTCCAGCTGAAAGAGATATTTGGACCTGTTGGCATTGATGCAG GATCACTAACTGTTGAGGATTGTGTGGTTCATATTGATCTGAATTTGGCAAAAGTGATTcatgaaaaatggaaagaatCTATTCTG aaGCGTCAGAGAAGGGATGAATCGTGTAAGTTGACTGCAGAAG TGTTTCAGCAGATAGATACAGATGACTCAGAAGTGCTGTTATCTCAGAATGCAGACagcaaaatacagaagaaaaaatcgAGCTCGGCTGCAGACACATCTTATGATATACAGACAAAGACCCCAGCAACATCAGACGTTTTTCCATTTATGGATCACTGGAATGCTCAGATTCAGAAAGTTTCTCTCAGgcaaataatttctgaagaaaTAGCGATGCAGGAGAGAGAGGATCTG AATCGTGTTCCTTCTACAGCTAGAAAAGACTGTGCTGCTAAACTAAAGGAGAAACAACTTTTTGAGATGTTTCCAACTATTAATCAAAACTTCTTAATGGATGTTTTCAGAGACAACAA CTACTCTTTAGAACAAACTGAACAGTTTCTGAACTGTGTTCTGGACGCAGATCCTGTACAAACAGTTATAGCTCAAGAAAGtgttcagcaaaatgaaacTGTTTCTTCCTACAGTGCTGCAAAGAACCGTGAGAAGAag GCAAAAAAAAGTAAGGAAGAGGATGATCCTTTATGTGAAATGTTTCAAGACTTTGAGTATCCACAATATGATGATTTAAGAGCAGAAGCTTTTTGTCACCAACAAAAGAGACAGGAATGTTTGAAAAAAGCTGGAGAGGCCTATCGCATGGGTATGAAGCCTGTGGCGGCATTTTATGCACATCAG GGTCGCCTTCATGAGCAGAAGATGAAAGAAGCTaaccatgctgctgctgtgcaaatCTTTGAGAGAGTAAATACTTCCTTGCTGCCTATGAATGTGTTGGATTTGCATGGTCTCCATGTGGATGAAGCTGTGAATCAGTTGTCCAGAGTGCTGCAGGAAAAAAGTGAAG AGTACCAGCAGACGGGTGGTAAACCATATCTCATTGTTATCACGGGAAGAGGAAGCCATAGTCAGGGAGGAGTTGCTCGCATCAGACCAGCAGCTATCCGATACCTCACAAGCCACAACTTCAG gttcacagaaataaaaccaggcTGCCTGAAAGTCATGCTGAATTGA